In Symmachiella dynata, the following are encoded in one genomic region:
- a CDS encoding Rne/Rng family ribonuclease, with product MKKEMLVNVLQPEESRIAVVEDSVLEELYVERSSLESYVGNIYKGKIVNIEPSIQAAFVDFGVGRNGFLHVSDVEYQYYKHLPQSGGNGRGSGRSTKGRRRPSERNERSKPPIQEIFRRGSEVLVQVIKEAVGTKGPTLSTYISIPGRYLVLMPGLQRVGVSRKIADDDLRKKLRTILEELDPPEGLGFIIRTAGIDRTKKDLQRDLSYLLRLWRTIVRRLKKTVAPVDIYQENDLIIRTIRDIYNNEIDAVWIDEEGAYQRAREFVKAVLPRHVNRIKYFEGKEPIFHKYNIEEEIARIQQRQVPLEGGGSIVIDQTEALVAIDVNSGNFRADNNAEETAYQVNLRAATEICRQLRLRDLGGVVVNDFIDMRDERHRRSVERTLREAIRRDRARIKVLRISPFGLIEMTRQRIRPSLKRSVFEDCPCCKGAGLVKTAESMAIEVIRVLLNTISRDDVSGISVEIHEQVADYLNNKKRRDIASFEEQGSVDINLVSRTDVGPEHLIMRCTDATGNEVKIMAENGSKSRK from the coding sequence ATGAAGAAGGAAATGCTGGTCAATGTTCTCCAGCCGGAAGAAAGCCGGATCGCTGTCGTCGAAGACAGCGTCTTGGAGGAATTGTATGTTGAGCGCAGTAGCCTAGAGAGCTACGTCGGAAACATCTATAAGGGCAAAATCGTCAACATCGAGCCGAGTATTCAAGCGGCTTTTGTTGATTTCGGCGTGGGCCGCAACGGCTTTTTACACGTCAGTGACGTCGAATACCAATATTACAAACACCTCCCGCAATCCGGCGGCAACGGTCGCGGTTCGGGCCGCTCGACCAAGGGCCGCCGCCGTCCCAGCGAACGCAATGAGCGCAGCAAGCCTCCGATTCAGGAGATCTTCCGCCGCGGTAGCGAAGTGCTGGTGCAGGTCATCAAAGAGGCCGTCGGCACCAAAGGCCCGACGTTGTCCACCTACATCAGCATTCCCGGCCGGTACTTGGTACTCATGCCCGGCCTGCAACGCGTTGGCGTGAGTCGAAAGATTGCCGACGACGACCTGCGGAAAAAACTGCGGACGATCCTCGAAGAACTCGATCCGCCCGAGGGCTTGGGCTTCATCATTCGCACCGCGGGTATCGACCGGACCAAAAAAGACCTGCAGCGGGACCTCAGCTATCTGCTGCGATTGTGGCGAACGATTGTGCGCCGGTTGAAAAAGACCGTCGCGCCGGTGGATATCTATCAGGAAAACGACCTGATCATTCGTACGATTCGCGATATCTACAACAACGAAATCGATGCGGTCTGGATCGACGAAGAAGGCGCCTATCAACGGGCACGCGAATTCGTCAAAGCCGTGCTGCCCCGGCACGTGAATCGCATTAAGTACTTCGAGGGGAAGGAACCGATCTTCCACAAGTACAACATCGAAGAAGAAATTGCCCGCATCCAGCAACGGCAGGTACCGTTGGAGGGAGGCGGCTCGATCGTCATCGACCAGACCGAAGCGTTGGTGGCCATCGATGTGAATAGCGGCAATTTCCGTGCGGACAACAATGCAGAGGAAACCGCCTATCAGGTGAATCTGCGGGCTGCGACCGAAATCTGCCGGCAATTACGTCTCCGCGATTTGGGGGGCGTGGTGGTCAACGACTTTATCGACATGCGTGACGAACGGCATCGCCGGTCGGTGGAACGCACCCTCCGCGAGGCAATTCGCCGTGACCGAGCCCGGATCAAGGTGCTCCGAATCAGCCCGTTTGGTTTGATCGAAATGACGCGGCAACGTATTCGCCCGTCGCTGAAACGGAGCGTGTTCGAGGATTGTCCCTGTTGTAAGGGAGCCGGATTGGTCAAAACCGCCGAAAGCATGGCGATTGAAGTGATCCGCGTGTTGCTCAACACCATCAGCCGCGATGATGTGTCGGGGATTTCCGTGGAAATTCACGAACAGGTGGCTGATTACCTGAACAACAAAAAACGCCGCGATATTGCCTCATTCGAGGAGCAGGGCAGCGTGGATATCAATCTTGTTTCGCGGACCGACGTTGGTCCCGAGCATCTGATCATGCGGTGCACCGACGCGACCGGAAATGAAGTCAAAATAATGGCCGAGAATGGGTCGAAATCTCGGAAATGA
- the rplU gene encoding 50S ribosomal protein L21 yields MFAIFEDGSHQHQVQVGDRLTVDYREAAAEGDSLTFDRVLLANDGESSSIGKPMIEGAAVETEVLEQTKGKKLEIVKFRRRKNSRTHTGHRQKYTSVRVTGITVPGMVFTAPPADEPVAAAAEPEAAAADTEAAAEE; encoded by the coding sequence ATGTTTGCAATTTTTGAAGATGGCAGCCACCAACATCAGGTGCAGGTCGGTGACCGATTGACTGTCGACTATCGGGAAGCTGCGGCCGAAGGGGACAGCCTCACGTTTGATCGCGTCCTGTTGGCCAACGATGGCGAATCCAGCTCCATCGGAAAACCGATGATCGAGGGTGCGGCTGTCGAAACCGAAGTGCTCGAGCAGACCAAGGGCAAAAAGCTCGAAATCGTGAAGTTTCGCCGCCGCAAAAACTCACGAACCCACACCGGACACCGTCAAAAGTACACCTCCGTCCGCGTGACAGGAATCACGGTACCCGGCATGGTCTTCACCGCACCGCCGGCCGACGAACCCGTCGCCGCCGCTGCCGAACCGGAAGCTGCCGCCGCTGATACGGAAGCCGCCGCCGAAGAATAG